One genomic window of Ruminococcus gauvreauii includes the following:
- a CDS encoding MBL fold metallo-hydrolase, protein MNKAVIQNLILGQVGTNCLLIKNSETGEMLIVDPADSAGTISQAVTKLNGNPAAVLLTHGHFDHILAVDDLRDLYEIPVYAYEKEQDVLEDSLLNLSAAWDHAFTTKADVYVKDNEKLTLAGFEITVFYTPGHTHGSCCYYLEEEKILVSGDTLFAGSVGRMDFPTSCAADMNASIKRLLKLPEDVEVWPGHEQSTTIGHEKRYNPFA, encoded by the coding sequence ATGAACAAAGCAGTCATACAGAATCTGATTCTGGGCCAGGTAGGAACGAACTGCCTGCTGATAAAAAACAGTGAGACCGGGGAGATGCTGATCGTAGATCCCGCGGACAGTGCCGGCACGATTTCCCAGGCGGTGACAAAACTAAACGGTAATCCTGCAGCAGTGCTGCTGACGCACGGACATTTTGACCATATTCTGGCGGTGGATGATCTTCGGGATCTCTATGAAATACCTGTCTATGCTTATGAAAAGGAGCAGGATGTACTGGAGGACTCGCTTCTGAATCTCTCAGCCGCCTGGGATCATGCGTTTACGACGAAGGCAGATGTATACGTGAAGGATAATGAGAAGCTTACATTGGCGGGATTTGAGATCACGGTGTTCTATACGCCCGGGCATACGCATGGCAGCTGCTGCTATTATCTGGAGGAAGAAAAGATACTGGTGAGCGGAGACACACTGTTTGCAGGCTCTGTCGGAAGGATGGATTTTCCGACGTCCTGCGCGGCGGATATGAACGCCAGCATCAAACGGCTTCTGAAGCTCCCGGAAGATGTTGAGGTCTGGCCGGGACACGAGCAGAGCACAACGATCGGACACGAAAAGAGGTATAATCCCTTTGCTTAA
- a CDS encoding HD-GYP domain-containing protein — protein MVEIDKTKKYINEKHLLTYTLDDQVVHAMLVSNLSYSVARELGLPEETCQYLFDAGILHDIGKEKLGAYIYEEESNPLIVEEMKYVRMHSTLGYEILKERGYPDIILQSVLHHHENMDGSGYPDNLRGEEIPYGARIIRVCDVFAALISDRPYRKSFDQDTALELMIEEVKNFDIKVFLAFQRVIHQKNYQDLALVE, from the coding sequence GTGGTTGAAATAGATAAGACGAAAAAGTATATCAATGAAAAACATCTTCTGACATATACACTGGATGATCAGGTCGTGCACGCCATGCTGGTCAGTAACCTTTCGTATTCGGTGGCAAGGGAGCTGGGACTTCCGGAAGAGACCTGCCAGTACCTCTTTGATGCGGGCATCCTGCATGATATCGGAAAGGAAAAGCTCGGGGCCTACATTTATGAGGAAGAGAGCAATCCGCTGATCGTAGAAGAAATGAAATACGTGCGTATGCATTCGACACTCGGGTATGAGATACTGAAGGAGCGCGGCTATCCGGATATCATTCTGCAGTCAGTGCTCCATCACCATGAGAATATGGATGGGAGCGGTTACCCGGATAACCTCCGCGGGGAGGAGATTCCGTACGGCGCACGTATCATCCGCGTCTGCGATGTATTTGCGGCATTGATCTCGGACCGTCCGTATCGGAAATCATTTGACCAGGATACTGCGCTGGAACTGATGATTGAGGAAGTGAAGAACTTTGATATCAAGGTGTTCCTGGCATTCCAGCGTGTCATTCATCAGAAAAACTACCAGGATCTGGCATTAGTAGAATAA
- the hisS gene encoding histidine--tRNA ligase has product MALKKKPVTGMKDILPAEMAIRDYVIRLIKETYATFGFSSMETPCVEHIENLCSKQGGENEKLIFKILKRGEKLKIHEARTENDLVDGGLRYDLTVPLSRYYANHANELPSPFKALQMGNVWRADRPQRGRFRQFMQCDIDILGEPTILAEIELILATTTLLGKLDFKNFTIRINDRRILKAMAAYSGFAPETFDTVFIILDKMDKIGMDGVAQELAKEGFAQESIDRYLSMFREVTEGIEGVRYLRDRLDGVLDAQYADDLEMIMKSVDAVKNADFKIAFDPTLVRGMSYYTGPIFEISMDEFGGSVGGGGRYDEMIGKFTGNDTSACGFSIGFERIVMLLLERGYQVPGTAGKTALLIEKGMPADKLLVVLNEADKLRSAGTQVTIAVMKKNKKFQKEQLTEEGYETFQEFFIDKM; this is encoded by the coding sequence ATGGCATTGAAGAAGAAACCGGTCACGGGCATGAAGGATATCCTGCCGGCAGAGATGGCGATCCGCGATTATGTGATCCGCCTGATCAAGGAGACGTATGCGACATTTGGATTTTCGTCAATGGAGACGCCGTGCGTGGAACATATTGAGAATCTCTGCAGCAAACAGGGAGGGGAAAATGAAAAGCTGATCTTCAAGATCCTGAAGAGAGGAGAAAAGCTGAAAATCCATGAGGCAAGGACAGAAAATGATCTTGTGGACGGTGGTCTGCGTTATGATCTGACCGTTCCGCTGTCCCGCTATTATGCGAATCATGCAAATGAGCTGCCCAGCCCGTTCAAGGCGCTTCAGATGGGAAATGTGTGGAGGGCGGACCGCCCGCAGCGCGGACGTTTCCGTCAGTTTATGCAGTGCGATATCGATATTCTGGGAGAGCCGACGATTCTGGCGGAGATCGAGCTGATCCTCGCAACGACGACACTGCTCGGGAAACTGGATTTCAAAAACTTTACGATCCGCATCAATGACCGAAGGATCTTAAAGGCGATGGCGGCGTACAGCGGATTTGCGCCCGAGACATTTGACACGGTATTTATCATTCTGGATAAGATGGACAAGATCGGGATGGACGGTGTCGCGCAGGAGCTTGCGAAGGAAGGCTTTGCACAGGAATCCATCGACAGATATCTTTCGATGTTCCGTGAGGTCACGGAAGGAATCGAAGGTGTGCGTTATCTGAGGGACAGACTGGATGGTGTGCTGGACGCGCAGTATGCGGACGACCTTGAGATGATCATGAAGAGTGTGGATGCGGTGAAAAATGCGGACTTTAAGATTGCATTTGATCCGACTCTGGTGCGCGGCATGTCTTATTATACCGGTCCGATCTTTGAGATTTCCATGGATGAGTTCGGAGGGTCTGTCGGCGGCGGCGGCCGTTACGATGAGATGATCGGTAAGTTTACGGGAAATGACACGAGCGCCTGCGGATTCTCTATCGGGTTTGAGCGTATTGTCATGCTGCTGCTGGAACGCGGATACCAGGTGCCCGGGACTGCAGGGAAGACAGCGCTGCTGATCGAAAAAGGGATGCCGGCCGATAAACTGCTGGTCGTTCTGAACGAGGCGGATAAGCTGAGGAGCGCCGGAACACAGGTGACGATCGCAGTGATGAAAAAAAATAAAAAGTTCCAGAAAGAACAGCTGACAGAAGAAGGATATGAGACATTCCAGGAATTTTTTATCGATAAAATGTAG
- the aspS gene encoding aspartate--tRNA ligase, producing the protein MAESMKGLKRSHRCTEITSANIGETVTLMGWVQKGRNKGGIVFVDLRDRSGMIQLIFENGSIDEEGFEKAGRLRSEFVIAVVGKVEARSGAVNENLKTGDIEIRVNTLRILSESETPPFPIEENSKTKEELRLKYRSLDLRRPDIQRNLMMRSKVAMLTRVFLEKEGFLEIETPMLTKSTPEGARDYLVPSRVHPGSFYALPQSPQLFKQLLMCSGYDRYIQIVKCFRDEDLRADRQPEFTQIDMELAFVDVDEVIDVNERLLAHLFQEVLGVEVQLPIQRMTWQEAMDRFGSDKPDLRFGMELHDVSTTVKDCEFVVFKNALDAGGSVRGINAKGQGAMPRKKIDKLVDFAKDYGARGLAYLAIGEDGSYKSSFAKFMREEELKALCDAMQAEPGDLLLFAADKNKVVWDVLGALRLELAKQMDLLDKEEYRFVWITEFPLLEWSEEQNRYMAMHHPFTMPMDEDLHLLESDPGAVRAKAYDIVLNGTEIGGGSVRIHQNDIQVKMFEMLGFTKEEAAERFGFLLTAFKYGVPPHAGLAYGLDRLVMLMAKEDSIRDVIAFPKVKDASCLMSEAPGMVEEKQLEELCLKVELPEKETRRE; encoded by the coding sequence ATGGCAGAGTCAATGAAGGGACTGAAGCGGTCCCATCGCTGTACGGAAATTACGAGTGCCAATATCGGAGAGACAGTCACTCTGATGGGCTGGGTACAAAAGGGAAGAAATAAAGGCGGTATCGTATTTGTCGATCTGCGCGACAGAAGCGGCATGATTCAGCTGATTTTTGAAAATGGAAGTATTGATGAGGAAGGATTTGAGAAAGCGGGACGGCTGCGAAGTGAATTTGTCATTGCGGTTGTCGGTAAAGTGGAAGCGCGTTCCGGAGCCGTCAATGAGAACCTGAAGACGGGTGATATCGAAATCCGCGTGAATACACTCAGGATTCTTTCGGAATCAGAGACACCGCCGTTCCCGATCGAGGAGAACAGCAAAACGAAGGAGGAGCTCCGGCTGAAATACCGTTCACTGGATCTTCGCAGACCTGATATTCAGAGGAATCTGATGATGCGATCTAAAGTCGCGATGCTGACCAGAGTGTTTCTGGAAAAGGAAGGTTTTCTGGAGATCGAGACGCCGATGCTCACAAAGAGTACGCCGGAAGGCGCGCGTGATTACCTCGTGCCGAGCCGTGTGCATCCGGGCAGCTTCTACGCCCTGCCGCAGTCTCCGCAGCTGTTCAAACAGCTGCTGATGTGCTCGGGCTATGACCGTTACATCCAGATCGTGAAATGTTTCCGCGACGAGGACCTGCGTGCAGACCGTCAGCCGGAATTTACGCAGATCGATATGGAGCTTGCATTCGTAGATGTCGATGAGGTAATCGACGTCAATGAGCGGCTGCTTGCCCATCTGTTTCAGGAGGTGCTTGGAGTCGAGGTACAGCTGCCGATTCAGAGGATGACATGGCAGGAAGCCATGGACCGTTTCGGTTCCGACAAACCGGATCTGCGTTTCGGAATGGAATTACACGACGTCTCTACGACCGTCAAAGACTGTGAATTCGTGGTATTTAAAAATGCACTGGATGCCGGCGGAAGCGTGCGCGGCATCAATGCCAAAGGACAGGGTGCGATGCCGAGAAAGAAAATTGACAAACTCGTCGATTTTGCGAAAGATTACGGCGCCCGGGGACTGGCTTATCTGGCGATAGGCGAAGACGGAAGCTACAAATCTTCTTTTGCGAAATTTATGAGGGAGGAAGAGCTGAAGGCCCTGTGTGATGCCATGCAGGCGGAGCCGGGCGACCTGCTTTTGTTTGCCGCGGATAAGAATAAGGTAGTCTGGGATGTGCTGGGTGCACTGCGCCTGGAGCTGGCGAAACAGATGGATCTGCTTGACAAAGAGGAATACCGTTTCGTATGGATCACGGAGTTTCCGTTGCTGGAATGGTCGGAGGAACAGAACCGCTATATGGCAATGCACCATCCGTTCACCATGCCGATGGATGAAGATCTGCATCTGCTGGAAAGCGACCCGGGCGCTGTGCGCGCCAAAGCATATGATATCGTGCTGAACGGCACGGAGATCGGCGGAGGAAGTGTCAGAATCCATCAGAATGATATTCAGGTGAAAATGTTTGAGATGCTGGGATTCACGAAAGAGGAAGCGGCTGAACGCTTCGGCTTTTTGCTGACAGCGTTTAAATACGGTGTGCCGCCTCATGCAGGACTCGCATACGGACTGGATCGTCTCGTGATGCTGATGGCAAAAGAGGACAGTATCCGCGATGTCATCGCATTCCCGAAAGTCAAAGATGCTTCCTGCCTGATGTCAGAAGCGCCGGGAATGGTGGAGGAAAAACAGCTGGAGGAACTGTGCCTGAAAGTGGAGCTCCCGGAGAAAGAAACGCGCAGGGAATGA
- a CDS encoding RelA/SpoT family protein, with the protein MGGENAQVQDEHANIQNIREVEKSVKAMDDFTSPSILYEELISSVKKYHPSDSVHMIEKAYQIADKAHDGQVRKSGEPYIIHPLCVAIILADLELDKETIISGILHDVLEDTVMTYKELEEIFGSEVALLVDGVTKLGQLNYSKDKLEVQAENLRKMFLAMAKDIRVILIKLADRLHNMRTLKYMPEKKQKDKARETMDIYAPIAQRLGISKIKIELDDLSLKYLQPEVYYDLVDKIAVRKSEREAFVSKIVSEVQSHMEKAKITAEVDGRVKHFFSIYKKMVNQGKTLDQIYDLFAVRIIVDTVKDCYAALGIIHEMYKPIPGRFKDYIAMPKPNMYQSLHTTLIGPQGQPFEIQIRTFEMHKTAEYGIAAHWKYKEASDGKKTDAQKEEEKLSWLRQILEWQRDMSDNKEFLSLLKSDLDLFADNVYCFSPAGDVKTLPAGSTPIDFAYSVHSAVGNKMVGARVNGKLMPIEYVIQNGDRVEIITSQNSKGPSRDWLKIVKSTQAKNKINQWFRQELKEDNILKGKEMLAQYAKEKNKALSSYLKMEYQEPVMRKYGFRDWDSVLAAIGHGGLKEGQVLNKLVESYDKAHKSEITDKTILEAKAEAKDKLHVGKSPQGSIIVKGIHDVAVRFAKCCNPIPGDEIVGYVTRGRGVTVHRTDCVNIIHMDETERIRLIDAEWQGSEIPDQLFTAEINVYANNRTGLLVDISKLFTERKIDIASINVRTSKQGTATISMSFDVHSIEELNQLVNKLQQVESVLDIERTTG; encoded by the coding sequence ATGGGTGGAGAAAACGCACAGGTTCAGGATGAACATGCAAACATACAGAACATCCGTGAGGTTGAAAAAAGTGTGAAAGCCATGGATGATTTTACGAGCCCTTCAATACTTTATGAAGAGCTTATTTCGAGTGTGAAAAAATATCATCCGTCTGACAGCGTTCACATGATTGAAAAAGCTTATCAGATCGCTGATAAGGCACATGACGGGCAGGTCCGGAAATCAGGCGAACCTTATATTATCCATCCGCTGTGTGTTGCAATCATACTGGCCGATCTGGAGCTTGACAAGGAGACAATCATTTCAGGGATCCTGCATGACGTGCTGGAAGATACGGTGATGACTTACAAAGAACTGGAAGAAATCTTCGGTTCGGAGGTAGCACTTCTCGTAGACGGCGTTACAAAGCTGGGTCAGCTGAATTATTCAAAAGATAAGCTGGAGGTACAGGCGGAGAATCTCAGAAAAATGTTTCTGGCCATGGCGAAGGATATTCGTGTGATACTGATCAAACTGGCTGACCGGCTGCACAACATGCGGACACTGAAATACATGCCGGAGAAGAAACAGAAGGATAAGGCGCGGGAGACGATGGATATCTATGCTCCCATCGCTCAGCGCCTGGGTATATCAAAGATTAAAATAGAACTGGATGACCTGTCGCTGAAGTATCTCCAGCCGGAGGTTTATTATGATCTCGTTGACAAGATTGCAGTCCGCAAGAGTGAGCGGGAGGCATTTGTGTCTAAGATCGTATCGGAAGTGCAGTCCCACATGGAAAAGGCAAAGATTACGGCTGAAGTGGACGGAAGGGTGAAGCATTTCTTCAGCATCTACAAGAAAATGGTCAATCAAGGGAAAACGCTGGATCAGATATACGATCTGTTTGCGGTCCGTATCATCGTAGATACGGTGAAAGACTGCTACGCGGCACTCGGAATCATTCACGAGATGTATAAGCCGATTCCGGGGCGTTTCAAGGATTACATCGCAATGCCGAAGCCGAATATGTACCAGTCTCTGCATACGACGCTGATCGGACCTCAGGGACAGCCGTTCGAGATTCAGATCCGTACATTCGAGATGCATAAGACGGCGGAATACGGGATTGCCGCTCACTGGAAATATAAAGAGGCGTCTGACGGCAAGAAGACGGATGCTCAGAAAGAGGAAGAAAAGCTGAGCTGGCTGCGCCAGATCCTGGAGTGGCAGCGGGATATGTCGGATAATAAAGAGTTTCTGAGTCTTTTAAAGAGTGACTTGGATCTGTTTGCGGACAATGTCTACTGCTTCAGTCCGGCCGGTGATGTCAAGACGCTTCCCGCCGGTTCCACGCCAATTGATTTTGCATACAGTGTGCACAGCGCCGTCGGCAATAAGATGGTCGGTGCAAGGGTAAACGGAAAGCTGATGCCGATCGAGTATGTGATCCAGAACGGGGATCGTGTGGAGATCATCACCTCACAGAATTCAAAGGGTCCCAGCCGCGACTGGCTGAAGATTGTCAAGAGTACACAGGCGAAGAATAAGATCAATCAGTGGTTCCGCCAGGAACTGAAGGAAGATAATATTCTCAAGGGAAAAGAAATGCTGGCGCAGTATGCGAAGGAGAAGAACAAGGCGCTGTCCAGCTATCTGAAGATGGAGTATCAGGAGCCGGTGATGCGAAAGTACGGTTTCCGCGACTGGGACTCTGTACTGGCAGCAATCGGTCACGGCGGCCTCAAAGAAGGCCAGGTACTGAATAAACTGGTAGAAAGTTATGACAAGGCACATAAATCGGAGATTACAGATAAGACGATACTTGAGGCAAAAGCGGAGGCAAAGGATAAGCTTCATGTGGGAAAATCCCCGCAGGGCAGCATTATCGTCAAGGGAATTCACGATGTGGCAGTCCGTTTCGCCAAGTGCTGTAATCCGATCCCGGGAGATGAGATCGTCGGCTATGTGACGCGGGGCCGCGGCGTTACCGTACACCGCACAGACTGTGTCAATATTATCCATATGGATGAGACTGAGAGGATCCGTCTGATCGATGCGGAGTGGCAGGGCAGTGAAATTCCGGATCAGTTATTTACGGCGGAGATCAATGTCTATGCAAATAACAGAACGGGACTTCTGGTGGATATCTCGAAACTGTTCACGGAGCGGAAGATCGATATTGCATCAATCAATGTGAGGACCAGCAAGCAGGGGACTGCCACTATTTCCATGTCGTTTGACGTACACAGTATCGAGGAACTGAACCAGCTCGTGAATAAACTGCAGCAGGTAGAAAGCGTACTTGACATAGAACGAACAACCGGATGA
- the hemZ gene encoding coproporphyrinogen dehydrogenase HemZ: MLNIGIQFSERNFEYDVYSLVRAFYPAGNVQMYVPGEEEPAGEFECLIALGYRIDGIDCRISVSGEEKFCGKTDVDFYENRPETKNRLKQLVYRGLSEVSNRTLPWGTLTGIRPTKIPMHLLEEGWKNPQIAEYMRSTYYSGNEKTALAIAIANRERAILKDIDYENGYSLYVGIPFCPSICLYCSFGSHPLAKWRDRMEEYLDALLREISFVGREFCDKKLNTVYIGGGTPTTLEPEQMRRLLRHITECFDLQDLQEFTVEAGRPDSITEEKLMVLREFPVNRISINPQTMHQKTLDLIGRGHTVEQVRDAFVLARKLSFDNINMDLIIGLPGEGKAEVKETLREIESLHPDSITVHSLSLKRATRLHLFKDQYEEISFENSQEIMEMAEKSAGSLDMYPYYLYRQKNIAGNFENVGYAKVDKAGIYNILIMEEKQSILAVGAGASTKLVFDHGRRIERVENVKDVTHYISRIDEMIERKKTGIEKWLK, from the coding sequence TTGCTTAACATAGGTATACAATTCTCGGAAAGAAATTTTGAATACGATGTGTATTCCCTGGTCCGCGCCTTTTACCCGGCGGGCAATGTACAGATGTACGTGCCGGGAGAAGAGGAACCGGCCGGGGAATTTGAATGTCTGATTGCACTTGGGTACCGCATCGACGGGATTGACTGCAGGATTTCCGTGAGCGGAGAGGAAAAGTTTTGCGGTAAGACAGACGTCGATTTTTATGAGAACCGCCCTGAGACAAAGAACCGCCTGAAACAGCTGGTCTACCGCGGGTTATCAGAGGTGAGTAATCGGACGCTCCCCTGGGGGACGCTTACGGGAATACGGCCTACGAAAATTCCCATGCATCTACTGGAAGAAGGATGGAAAAATCCGCAGATCGCAGAATACATGCGCAGTACGTATTACTCAGGTAATGAAAAAACGGCGCTGGCGATCGCGATCGCAAACAGGGAACGGGCGATTCTAAAGGATATTGACTATGAGAATGGATACAGTCTGTATGTAGGAATTCCGTTCTGTCCGAGCATCTGTCTGTATTGTTCCTTCGGTTCCCATCCGCTTGCAAAATGGAGAGACAGGATGGAGGAATACCTGGATGCGCTGTTGAGAGAGATCTCTTTTGTGGGCCGGGAATTCTGCGATAAAAAGCTGAATACCGTATATATCGGGGGAGGAACACCGACGACGCTGGAACCAGAACAGATGAGAAGACTGCTGCGTCATATCACAGAATGTTTTGATCTTCAGGATCTGCAGGAGTTTACTGTCGAGGCAGGGCGTCCGGACAGTATCACGGAGGAAAAACTGATGGTGCTTCGGGAGTTTCCGGTGAACCGCATTTCCATCAATCCTCAGACGATGCATCAAAAGACGCTTGATCTTATCGGGAGAGGCCATACGGTGGAACAGGTCAGAGACGCGTTCGTACTCGCGAGGAAACTGTCCTTCGACAATATCAATATGGATCTGATTATCGGGCTGCCGGGTGAGGGGAAGGCTGAGGTAAAGGAGACGCTCCGTGAGATCGAATCACTGCATCCGGACAGCATCACCGTACATTCCCTCTCGCTGAAGAGGGCGACCAGGCTGCATTTGTTTAAGGATCAATACGAGGAGATATCTTTCGAGAACAGCCAGGAAATTATGGAAATGGCGGAAAAATCTGCAGGAAGCCTTGATATGTATCCCTATTATCTGTACCGTCAGAAGAATATTGCCGGAAATTTTGAAAATGTAGGGTACGCAAAGGTTGACAAAGCGGGAATTTACAATATACTGATTATGGAAGAGAAACAATCAATCCTGGCTGTGGGAGCGGGAGCTTCAACGAAACTGGTCTTTGACCACGGCCGCAGGATTGAACGCGTGGAAAATGTGAAAGATGTCACCCATTATATTTCACGTATCGATGAGATGATTGAACGAAAGAAAACAGGGATAGAAAAGTGGTTGAAATAG